The genomic segment ATTATTCATAATCACAAATAAAATTGGGAGCTTGTATTCTTTTGCTGTTAGCATTTCCATGCCATGCATGAAAAAGCAACCGTCGCCGGTAATACAAACAACAGGGCGATTTGGTTCGGCTAAGATTGAACCAAAAGCAGCAGCAATCCCTTGACCCATTGCCCCAAAGTGAATATTAATATCAAACGTATCTATATCTTTTACCACCATGTAATGCACGACATAAGCCATAAATTCACCGACATCAATGGTATAGCGAGTCGTTTCAGGTAAAAAATCTTGTAACTTTAATAAAACATCTTGTGAAACAAACTCCCTATTAGATTGATAGACACTCTTTTCCGCAGTGACTCCATTGTCTTTTTTTGCTCCTAAGTCCTTCAAATATTCGTATATATGCAACAGGCTTAAATCAATGTCACCATGAATTGGTATATCAACAGAATATTTACGACCAAATACTGTACTATCATAGTCAAGCTGAATGACGACTCTGTCTTTCGTAAGGTTCTCATTCCAGTTGTTTGTTGCCGTCTCTCCCAAACTTGAACCGACAATTAACATAACCTTACGTTCATCTTCATTTATTAACTTAGAAGCAGACTCATGACCTGCAAAACCATACACTCCTGCATATAGGGGGTGATTATCCAGAATTACCCCTTTTGCTTGTGGTGTGACAATTATCGGCCATTGCAGCATTTCTGCTACTTCTAACAATAGCGACGATGAGTGTCTCGCTCCTTGCCCAGCAAAAATAAATCCCTTCTTACCACTAACCATTGCAATTGCGGCTTGCTTAATGGCCATCATATCCGGATAAATTGGTGTTCGGTTTGGGTACGGTGGTAGCGTAGCTAAATCGACTTGATGGAGCTGTACATCAATTGGCATCGCAATATGTACTGGCCCCGGCACACCACTTATTGCTATCTCCACTGCCTTTGCTACCTCAGTAAGGAGATTTTTTGAGTCGTTGACGGTAACGCTGTATTTCGTAATAGAGCGGAATATAGGTTCGGCATTAAGTTCTTGTGATGCATTCATTCCTACTGTTGATACAGGAACTGCTCCTGTTAAAAACAGTACAGGCAAATGTTCTCGCATCGCATTTGCACAGCCGCTGATTAAATTTGTTGCCCCAGGCCCACTACTAGCGATACAAACGCTTAACTCGTTACTATATTTCGCATAAGAGGCAGCCATGTAGGAAGCAGCTCCTTCGTGCTTTACGATAATAGGAGTCAACTCTTTCATATCATACAGCTCGTCAAAAAAAGCATTTACGGAACCTGCTGGGATTCCAAAAATGTATTTTACTCCGCCCCTTTTTAGAAAATGTAATACCGCACGTACCGCTTTCATAGTCGTCTCCTTAGTTTAAAAGTAATTCTTGGTCATCCTGCTCAAAGTACTTCTCCATAAAATCTTCAGCCTTAATTGGTGGGCTAAACATGAAGCCTTGCATTAAAAAGCAGCCTTTGGAAGAAAGGAATTTCATCTGGTCTTCTGTTTCTACACCTTCAGCGATGACATTTAGGCTTAAATTATCTGCTAAAGTAATAATTGTATTAGTGATTGCAGCATTCGCAAGATCCCCTACAACATCACTTACAAACGAACGATCAATCTTCAACGTATTGATTGGGAAGTTCTTTAAATACCCTAATGAAGAATAGCCTGTTCCAAAGTCATCAATTGAAATTTTAATTCCTAACTCACGGAGTTTCACCATTGTTTCTAATGTTGCATCAGTATTTTTAATGATTAGATTTTCAGTAAGCTCTAATTCTAAGAAACTCGGATCTAATTTTGTTTCAGCTAGTACGTCTTTAACTAATTCAATCAAATCCTGCTTCTCAAATTGACGAGCCGATAGATTAACAGAAACGACAATTGGCCCGAGACCTAGATCGTGCCATGATTTTACCTGTTTACAAGCATTTCTGAGAACCCATTCACCTATTGGGACTATTAAACCTGTTTCCTCTGCTACAGGAATAAAGTCAGCTGGCGAAACTACACCCATCGTCGGATGGTTCCAACGTAGTAAAGCTTCGACACCAATTAGCTTATTTGTTCTAGAATTGATTTGTGGTTGATAGTGTAAGACAAACTCATTATTTTCTAGTGCTTTGTGAAGTCCGTTTTCCACTTTTGCACTTCGTAAATTACTTTTTTCCATAGAGGCATTATAGAATTGAAAATTATTTCCTTGTAGTTCCTTCGATTTATACATGGCTGTATCAGCATTTTTGATTAAGGTATCAACATCTTCACCGTCCTCAGGAAAAACGCTAATACCTATACTCGGTTTAATAAATACTTCATTACCTTTTAGGTCGAAAGGTTGTGAGAATGCATTAATAATTTTTGAAGTAACAGCATTTACTTGCTCATTTTCGAGAATCGTAGGTAAGATGATCGTGAATTCATCTCCACCCTGTCTAGATACCGTGGCACCCTCTGGAACACATTTTGCTAGTGCAACGGCAACCTTTTGTAGTAAGTGATCACCATAACTGTGGCCGAGAGTATCATTAACTAACTTAAAGCGGTCTAAGTCAATAAATAATACAGCTAGCTTCTCTTGATGCAAGTTGGCATTTGTAATTGCTTGGCTTAAGCGATCTTTTAGCAATACACGGTTAGGTAAGCTTGTCAAACTATCATAGTACGCTTGAAATTTGATCTTTTCTTCCATTTGCTTTCGCACTGTAATGTCTTTGAAAATTACTACATATCCACTTAACTTGTCATCTTCCTTAATCGGAGATACCGCATACTCAACAGGAAAACGAGAACCATCTTTTCTAAAAAACTCTTCATTGGAGCCATAGTTGCTCAAATGATTATCAATATAATTAGCAAATTCAACTAAGTAATTCGTTTTATTTGTTTTTATACGATTAAAAATACTATGATATTTTTTCCCGATTAAATCGCCCTTATCTTCGTAACCTAACATTCTTGCTGCTGCAGGATTACAAAATGTAATCTCGCCTTCAATACCTAAACCAAAAATTCCTTCACCTGCTGAATGTAATATTAACTCTTTTTCTCTACTTAAACGCTGAAGTTCTTTTATTACCTTTTCTAGTTCTTTGTTTTTTAACGAAATCTCTGCCGTACGTTCTTCAATAATGATCTCTTGTTTTTCTCTAAATAGTAAATTAGACAAAGCTAAGGCTGTAGCATCAACGATTGATTGTGCTAGACGCATTTGTGCAGTTGTATAATAAGAATTGGCTTCATCTAGATTAACGACTGAAATGACTCCTAATACGGAACCCATGGCAACTAGTGGAATTCGGAATAAACTTTTTATTCCGAATGCTCGACATGCATCATGGTTAGGCCTCTCATCGGCAAAGACATCTGGAATAAAAATTGCTTTTTTCGTCTGCAACACTTCTTGATACAACGGATCTTTGTTATGATCAATTTTTAGTTCTGAATGTTTCTCTTTCCATTCGACTTCTGTCATTTTACTAGCTTTACTAAGTCTCGTTGGCTTAATTTTCTTTTCCGCAATTGGATCAAGAATAAGAGCACCTATATTCACATTATTTAGTACCTGCGATACATAATGAAAACACTTATCTAAAACTTCTTGCATCGTTGCAAGATGGGCAAAATCTCTTGTTACATCTAGCAACAACTGTTTCTCGTAAAGGAGATGTTCCTTATGTGTTAGATTATCAGCATTTGAAACAACAATTGCTGCTGTTTGAGCATACTTCTTGATAATTGCTTCTTCTCTACTTGTCAGGTCAGCTTCATAATCTGCCAAATAGATACATCCATACAGTTCCTGACTATATGTTATAGGAGTTATAAGAAGTGACTTTAGTTTGTATCTTTTTAAAATCTCAGAATCCTTACTAAGTAACGATTCATTTGTATCCACTATAGTATCCAACAGACTATCGTTAACTAGTTGTTCAACTAGTGTACCTAAACCTACTAGTTTCTTCTCCGCTGTCTTTTCTATAAAATTTTGAAATGTCCCATCTTGATGTCGTAAGATAATCCCTACTGCATGGCAGATTTTCACTTCGTCAGAAATAGCCATAACAACCTGTTCTAGTACTTCTTTTAACTCTATATTATCCGTCAACAATTTTGAAAGTCTCGAAAGGGGGGAATAGTTCATTTGATTGTAGGACATTGACTGTTTTCCTCCTAAACACATCCTAAAAATAGATATAGACTATTTCGACATTCTTCTATGTATTTCCTATTAAAACTGTAACTAGTAACCGTTTTTATTTTCCGAATATCAGAATTGTATTCGTATCTTAAAAATTATATCTAAAATTGTCATTTATTTCTATGATTTTATGTCATTTTTGAACGAATTACCCCTAACAGATCTAATTGTTCAAATAAAAAAGAGAGAGTAAAAATTAACTCTCTCTAGCGTATTAATGTGCTGGAAAAAACACCATTTGTATCGCGAATATAACTCCGAAAATATAAAGGATCGGATGAACCTCTTTTCCTTTTCCACTAACTAGTTTAATTAATGGATACGTAATGAAACCAATCGCAATTCCTGTAGCAATACTTGATGTTAGTGGCATTGTTAAAATTATTGCAAAGGATGGAAATGCATCATCGAATTCTTTCCACTTTATTTTAGCTAACCCTTCCATCATATAACAACCAACAATAATTAAGGCCGGTGCAGTAATTGCTGGAAGCGCAGAAATTGCTGACACTAATGGCGAAAAGAATAAGGCCACCAGAAATAAACCTGCAACAACTAGTGCTGTTAAACCAGAACGACCACCTGTTGCTACTCCTGCTGATGACTCAATATAGGCACTTGATGGGCTTGTCCCAAGAGTAGCCCCTACAGTTGTTGCTACAGCGTCAGCCGTTAATGCCGATTTAGCTTTTGTTAGTTTCCCATCCTTCATTAAGCCTGCCTGTTCTGCTACTCCAATCATCGTACCTGTTGTATCAAAAATCGTTACGAGTAAAAACGCAAAAACAACAGTGTATAATGCATTTGTAAATACTCCTGCAAGATCTAAATCGAAGAATACTATTGCTGGTGGTGTTGATACAATTCCATCAAATTCTAAAAAGCCTGCAAAGTAACCAACAATTGCAGTTGCTAGCATACCAATGAATAAAGCCCCTTTGACCTTACGAGCAATCAGAACGAATGTAATAAATAGTCCAAAAATCGTTAATGCAGTAAACGGTGCTCGTAGATCACCAATTGTGACTAGCGTCGCTGGACTTGCTACAACTATTCCAGACATTTGCAAACCTATAAATGCAATAAAAAGTCCAATTCCAGAGGTAATCCCATATTTTATGGAAGGTGGGATTGATTGAATAAGTAATTCACGAAACCTAGTAAACGTTAAAAGTAAAAATAAAATACCAGCCAGGAAAACCGTACCAAAAACAACCTGATAACTTACACCTTGTGTAATAACAACGCTTGTAAAATAGGCATTCATTCCCATACCAGGCGCGACAGCAATCGGAAAGTTAGCAGCAAACGCCATAATTAACGTCCCAATAACTGCAGCAAAAATAGTTGCAATAAACACTTGCTCAAATGGGACACCAGCCGCAGATAAAATCGCTGGATTGACCACGACAATATAAGCCATTGTTAAAAAAGTTGTTATTCCAGCAATTACCTCCGTCTTAACATTTGTCCCTAGTTCATTTAGTTTAAAAAAACGCTCCAACCAAAAGACCTCCTAAAAATAAATTCCTAGCAAATGAGTAGAATTTCCACCCCATTCGTAGTTAGGACTTTCCGGTCCCTAGTAGAAACTCTCAATCCATATCATTGAGAATATACGAACGAACATTACGCTAATTTATTGTTTTAAACAACATTTGTTATATTACACGGACATTAAATACGTGTCAATAATTTATTATTCGCATTTTCTTAAAGTACTATAAAAAAAAACAGAAGTATTTCTACTCCTGTTGTACATTTAATAAAACCTATAAATGTAAATGCACCTACCTCTTCTTTTCAACCCTATCCAATAAAACCGATACCTTACCTGCTTCCTCTTCAGTTATCTCTTGCTCACCGTACTTCATTTTACCGTACAAATCTGCTATTGGAGAATAGTCTATATCCTCTTTTCTACTAACAATCTGAACGATTTCATTCGGTGTTTCTGACTGTTTAAACTGATAGCCACGCTTTTGTTGTTCCGCAACAAATTCGCGAAAGACATACCTAACCTTTTCAGCGCTAGATAGCTCTTCCCAGTTAGGTTTACTTTGCAATAGTTTCCTAAACCTCTCTCTTGCCTGAGTTGTTTTCTTGTTGCCCCAAGTTGTAAAATCAACCAGACTTTCTTTTTCATCAATATATTGGTAGTCTCCATCATCTTCTCTAGGACGTAAGTGAAATACATTTGTTAAAAATTGTTGTAACCAACGGAAACTCTTTTTTAACCAGCTCACTATATTCTTCGCTGCATAGTAAAGGAGAACAATGCCTACTATGACAGCACCAACTGCCATAACTACAAATACTACTTTTTCAAGTAAAACCCAAAATCTTGCTGGCTCACTTGCTTCAAATGAAGACAATGGCCCCATCCCACCTGGTGGGATTGACATCTCACCTTCATCATCCGATCCAAAAAATGTCGTTAACCATAACAAGCCATTACCTAATAGAATAAATAGTTGCTGAACGAATGTCTGGACAATCTTAAAATTTGTTATTAGAGCAATGCTCGCCACCATTACGAAAATATAGAAGCGGTTTTTCCCCTTTATAGAGCTTGCCACAAATGGTTTTCTATTTTTAGAAAGCGTCGAATCTCGCAGTGAAAGGCTATTTGAGATAAATAAGGAAATTATGACCATAAGGACTCCTAGCCAGCTAATGATACTAAGATACTCATTTAGCGTTTCTAGTAACCGATAGAAAAAGTAACCAATAATATAAATTGGAAAACCAGTCTTCCATAATAAAGGGTACGGATTTAAATCCTCAAGATCCCGCTCGCCGTAGCCAACCCCTCGGTAAATACTTACCCAACTAACTAAAAACAGGAGCAAATAAGACACCCAGCCTTGGTTAAAGAAGAAGGTAAAACTAACCGCAATAACGGTAGTAATGACTACATACACCCATCTTTTTTGGGATTTCAGGATCGTCCTAAGCAAAAGACCTAAAAAAGCTAAAACTGGTAAACTACCTGCCCACAATAACGGTTGGGTAGAAAAATAGATACCTATGAAAAGTATAATTGGAAATATGATCATGTATTCAATCAAGCCAATAGTCCATCGTTTAGTTACACTATTTACCATGTTGTTCACCCGTTTCTTGTGCCAACAGCAACACCTCAACCTTACTTCCTTGAGTTTCAATCTGCTTGATCACTTCTTCTATAGCCGGTGACATGATTGCTGAGATCATAAGGATATCGGTATTATAAAGATTTTCGGCCTCTTCTTTTAAAAAGCGTGGGAAGTTCATGCTCCTGTCCATAGCCAACTTAGCCATATTCTCGTACAAATATGTAAGTTGGTCAGTACTATGGTGTGGTTCTATTCGAATAGCTTGTTTAATATCTGAGTTTGCTTGATCGACCAAATAGGAATTACACCCAAACCCTGTCCTTATCCCTCTTGAAAGAGTCAATGTAGCAATTGAGGCTGCATAGGATATCCCTGTTTCAATTAACTCAGGATTAAGGATAGGCATCCAAATATCCTCAGTCTCGTCGAAATTGAGATAAATCATTAAATGGTGGTCTGCTGTAAAATCTCGCTTACTAACCTGTAGCTGACCTGTCCTTGCAGTTGCGTTCCAGTTGACAGAATTTAAGGGGTCACCGTACGTATATTGACGTACACCAGCAGTGACAAAGGGATCTTGAATGATCCACCTTTTCACCAATAGATCCCCTAGCCAGCTATGAGAAGGCAAAGGTATTTCTTCTATTTCCACTAGCTCAGGATAAACGATAATCGTTGCTTTCGCATCGATGGCCTCGGCTTTTTCGTTAAAACCAACAATATCACCTAGAGTTAGCGATACTGTTTTCAATTGATAGTATCCTCTTTTTCTGCAAGCAACCATATGTCTACGCGTTACTTTCTCAAATGGAGATAAACTAAACAACGTACGATGATACTCCTCACTATCTTCTACTACTAGTTGGTCTTGCTTTTTAGTGAATTGCAGGTTACTGCTAACCTTTGATTCAAGCCGTAACCATGGTAATGGCAGCAATTTTCTATTTGAAACCTCATCAACCAACTCAAACAGTTCCCCAGGAAATACTGCCTCCTTGTTGAAATAGCGAGTATAGTTTACTTTCGTTAATCCCCACTTCGTGAAAATGAAGGATTGAACTAATATCATCAGGATTGTTACAACGATGAACCAGACCATGCTCATTTACAGTTGAAGACCTTTCATTAACTCTATCTCTGTTGGCACTGGTATCTCGTTTAAAATTTCATCCAAAATTTGATTTACCTGCACACCTTTTGTTTTTATCATTTGCTTAACAATAATTCGGTGTCCTAATACAGGCTTGACCATGGCTTTTACATCATCAGGAATAACATAATCTCTACCTTTTAAAACCGCGTACACTTGAACAGCTTTTAATAATGCTTGGCTACCCCTTGGACTAACTCCTAACTCAACCGTTGCCATAACCCTTGTTTTCTCAATAATATTCATCATATAGTAAAGCATTTCAACACTTACATGAACTTTTGAGTAAAGCTCTTGAACCGCTATTAACTCCTCTTTCTTCACAACAGCTTCTAACCTTTCTAACGGGTTATTTTCTTTAAAACGCTTTAGGAGGTTAATTCCTTCTTCCTTGCTTGGATAACCCAATTTGACCTTTAGTAGAAAGCGGTCAAGCTGCGCTTCTGGTAATGGGAAGGTACCTTGGTTTTCTACCGGGTTCTGGGTGGCAATCACCATAAAAGGTTTCTCTAAGACATGTGTTTCTCCGTCAATGGTTGTTTGTCTCTCTTCCATACACTCTAATAAGCTAGATTGTGTTCTAGGAGTTGCTCGATTTATCTCATCTGCTAAGACAACGTTTGAAAAAATAGCTCCCTGACGTAGTTGAAATTCACCTAGCTTCTGATTATAAAAATTAATACCAGTTACGTCGGTAGGGAGTAAGTCAGGTGTAAATTGGACACGATTAAACGTACAGTCTAATGACCTAGCTAGTGATTTTGCAAGCAACGTCTTTCCTGTACCCGGTACATCTTCTAAGAGGACATGCCCAGAAGCAATTAATCCAACTAGAAGGTGGTCAATTACTTCTTCCTTACCTATAATCACTCTCTGTATATTGTGTTTTACTCTTTCAGCGATTTCTTTTATATCATTTAGCTCCAACTATTTTTCACTCCTTACACCTTTTTTTTATCCTAATTATAGGGTTTGACGAAAAACTACTAATTCCTTTAGTAATTTTTAAAATAACTCTTAATCTTTGTAATAACTCTTTTTAATTAAAAAATGGTATGATTGTATTACTATCTATATTAAAAATCATAGAGAAAGGGGCATCTCGATGGGCGAGAAAATTAAAGTTCGAAATAATGTTAAGATTTTCGGAAACGGTACCCAATCGATGATTTTTGCACCAGGATTTGGCTGTGACCAGAGTGTCTGGAACTTAGTAGTTGAGGCTTTTAAAAATGATTTTAAAATTATTTTATTTGACCATGTAGGAGCAGGACGTTCCGATATTCAAGCGTATAATCAAGATCGCTATAGTACTCTTAATGGATACGCTCAGGATGTAGTAGAAATTTGTTCTGCCTTAGATATAAAAGATGCTATTTTTGTTGGGCATTCTGTAGGAGCAATGATAGGTTTATTAGCCTCTATACAAGAGCCAACATATTTTTCTCAACTTGTTATGGTTGGTCCCTCTCCTTATTATTTAAACGATCCACCTCACTACTTCGGGGGTTTTGAAAAAGAGGATCTTTTAGGATTAATTGATATGATGCAAAAAAATTACATAGGCTGGGCGACCTTTTTTGCAGCAACAGTCTTGAATAACACTGCGCAAGAAACAGTTATCAAAGAGTTAGAAAATCGTTTTTGCTCAACTGACCCGTTAATTGCACGTCAATTTGCAGAAACAACGTTTTTTTCAGATCACAGAAGTGACTTGCCGAAAGTTACTGTACCAACCCTTATCTTACAATGCTCTGAGGACATTATTGCACCAGATGCTGTTGGTGATTATTTAAATAAACATATTCCTAATAGTTTACTAGTTAAAATGGTGGCAACCGGACACTGCCCGCATTTAAGTCATCCAGAAGAAACCATCTCTATTTTACGAGAGTATTTAAATGTTACAGCAGAGGTAAGGTGAAGTATCCAATGGATCAAATACTTAATCATGCACCATGTGGTTTTCTATCTCTTTCAGAGGATGGCATAGTTAAAGATGTTAACCAAACCTTACTTACCCAACTAAATTATCAGGCTGATGAATTGCTGGGCCAACATCTAAATACAATTCTCACCGGCCCTACTCGACTTTTTACTCAGCTTTACTTTTTTCCATTATTAAAATTAGAAGGTCATGTTGAAGAGATGTATCTCTCCTTCCAATCTAGTAGTCTCACTGAAATACCAGTACTTATCAATGCCAACCAGAGGGTAGAAAATAGTATGAATTTCATTGATTGTGTCATTATTCCTATGCAAAAAAGGGATATGTATGAAAATGAATTGCTCGTCGCAAAAAAAGAGGCCGAGAAAGCTTTAGAAGAAAAACATAAAGCCCATGCTGAATTAGAGACTGCCCTAGCAAATTTGCAAACAAAGCAAGAAGAGTTACTAAAGCATAAAATTGCTACAATGAAAGAATTAGAATTAGCTAGAACGATTCAGGAAACCTCGTTAACTGATCCAATTAGTAACGAGCAACTGAAGATTGATGCCTACTACAAAGCATCAAGTGAGTTATCAGGCGATATCTATGGCTGCTACCAGTTGGACGAGTACCGCTATGGGATCATCATTCTTGACGTAATGGGACATGGGTTGTCATCTTCATTAATTACAATGTCCCTTCAGTCTCTCTTCCAACGGCTAATTTCTAAAGGAGACACCGCAGATGTGGTTATGAAGGAGTTAGATAACCACCTGCACAATCTATTTGGTAATAATGAAGATACTAGGCATTATTGCACAGCTATTTACCTGATGATCGATACAAAAAAGCAAGTAATATCTTATGTTAATGCAGGACACCCACCAGCAATCTGGCAAGCTAATGATGGGTCACAAACTCAGTTGCGCTCAACAACCTTACCAATTGGATCATTTGAGGGACTTACGTTTAAGGTAAATACAATCAACTACAGCAATGGTGGACGTCTCTTCCTATATACTGATGGAGTTTCTGAACTTTTTGGCCCTTCTTTTTTAACAAATTTCGTTTTAGAAAATAAGAATTTATCTCTAACCAGATGTAAGGAGAAAATGGTTTATTCACTTAATAACAGTAGTGAATTTAATTACCGTAAAAATGATGATCAGTGTTTTATTCTTGTTGATATAAAATAACCATACCCCCATGATGCTTCAAAGGAGCTCTCATGGGGATTTTTCATATATGACTCCGGAGAAAATTTACATTATTTCCCGAATAGAGTATGATTACTTTAACTATGTATATTTACAGTTTTTTAGACTCTTTAAGTACTGAAGTGGAGTGAACAATAGTGTCTGAGCTAGGTTTAAATCAATGTTCCCTCGAGACTCTCGAAGAAGAACTTCAACTGTATAAACGCTTAATCTCCAATCTTCCTTTTGAAGTTGATTATTTTGATGAGAAGACCAAGAAACGAATTCACAAAAAAAAGAACGAGGATTATTTTACTGTAACAACTGATCATGCAGAAGATAAGCTCGAGCCAACAATAAGCTTTCCTATGGATAGCTATTCGTTTAGAAATCTTGAAGCCTTCTTACAACCCTTATTTGACCTAGTTCCACATCATATTGTTTTTATTGATAATAAGGGTATTGTCACACTCTGTAACAAACAGACACTTGAAGATTTTCAGACCACTAGAGATGCTGTTTTGGGAAAACATATTAAACAACTTTTGCAAATCGACGAAGATCAAATTAAGCTCCTCGAAACCTTGAGAACAGAGAAAGAAATAGTTTGTGAAGAGGTACTCGACAAGAACTATGGTATTTGTAATACAAAAATTATTCGTGATCAAAATGGCGATCTTCTAAGGGTAGTCAGTTTATTTCACTTTTTAAATCCTCTGAAAGAAGCAGAGAAAATGAAAATGATTGGTCAAGTTTCTGCAAGTATTGCCCATGAAATCAGAAATCCTTTAACGACCGTTCGAGGATACCTTCAGTTATTGTCTCAAGAACAATTGCCATTTGCTGCAGAACTACTAAATGATTTATTAATTCCAGAACTCGATCGAGCAAATCGAATTATTAGTGACTTCTTAATGGTTTCTAAAAGTACTCCCGTAAAGAAAAATCCTGAAAGAATTTACAACTTTCTGACTCATTTTAAAAATCTGATGTATAGTGAAGCAGTAATGAAGGAAGTTGAGTTTAGCGTAAATATAAGTAACGAACTTACTGACACGATTTCGTTATTAAACCATAATGAGTTACTTCAAGTTTTCATTAATCTATTTAATAATGCTGTTGACTCAAGGGTTGATGGACGGCCATTATCCATTACACTAAATTGTAAAAAGGAAGATGGTAACATTGTCATTAATTTTAATGATAATGGGTGCGGTATGAGTGAAACTGTTTTAAGAGATATTTTTGATCCATTTTACTCAACGAAAGAAACTGGTACAGGTCTTGGGTTGTCCCTTTCAAGAAAAATTATTGAGCTACATTACGGGGCTATTACTGTTTCAAGTACGCTCAATAAAGGAACATCCTTTGTAATCACTTTGCCGATTACAAGATAATAAGAGGGTGTCCCAAAAGCATAGCTTTTGGGCACCTTTTTTTGCAAAAAAAAATAAGAGCTCGTCCTTTTTTTGGTATAATTAAGTCACCACAACCAAACTACCGAAAGGAACGATCTCTTATGTATATTAATTATAGCACTTCTGGTCAACTAGTTCTACCTATGGATATTGAGGTTCTTATTCCTAAACATCATCTATGTAGAATTGTTGATATAGCCGTTGAACAAATAAGTCCAAAACTCCTTTCTTCCCTTCATCCAGGTGGCGGTCGACCATCTTATCACCCAAGAATGATGTTAAAAATTATCCTATATGCCTACGCAAATCGAATGTATTCATCTCGACAAATCGCTAAGCAACTGGGAGAAAATATTTATTTCATGTGGCTTTCTGGCAACCAGAAGCCTGATTTCCGTACCATTAATCGCTTTCGCTCTACTCGGATGAAGGACATTATTTACCAAACATTCTTTGGTATTGTTGATCTACTCTGCAAAGAAGGGCTGGTTAAGCTAGAAGATTACTATTTTGACGGCACCAAAGTAGAGGC from the Anaerobacillus alkaliphilus genome contains:
- a CDS encoding thiamine pyrophosphate-binding protein → MKAVRAVLHFLKRGGVKYIFGIPAGSVNAFFDELYDMKELTPIIVKHEGAASYMAASYAKYSNELSVCIASSGPGATNLISGCANAMREHLPVLFLTGAVPVSTVGMNASQELNAEPIFRSITKYSVTVNDSKNLLTEVAKAVEIAISGVPGPVHIAMPIDVQLHQVDLATLPPYPNRTPIYPDMMAIKQAAIAMVSGKKGFIFAGQGARHSSSLLLEVAEMLQWPIIVTPQAKGVILDNHPLYAGVYGFAGHESASKLINEDERKVMLIVGSSLGETATNNWNENLTKDRVVIQLDYDSTVFGRKYSVDIPIHGDIDLSLLHIYEYLKDLGAKKDNGVTAEKSVYQSNREFVSQDVLLKLQDFLPETTRYTIDVGEFMAYVVHYMVVKDIDTFDINIHFGAMGQGIAAAFGSILAEPNRPVVCITGDGCFFMHGMEMLTAKEYKLPILFVIMNNARLGMVYHGHSLQYNRSHPRFEQQAVNITAMSEALGIPSVRVESLDDINKYVINHLMSFEGPTILEVSLVDENTPPMGERVKFLSSFGKVN
- a CDS encoding EAL domain-containing protein, with the translated sequence MSYNQMNYSPLSRLSKLLTDNIELKEVLEQVVMAISDEVKICHAVGIILRHQDGTFQNFIEKTAEKKLVGLGTLVEQLVNDSLLDTIVDTNESLLSKDSEILKRYKLKSLLITPITYSQELYGCIYLADYEADLTSREEAIIKKYAQTAAIVVSNADNLTHKEHLLYEKQLLLDVTRDFAHLATMQEVLDKCFHYVSQVLNNVNIGALILDPIAEKKIKPTRLSKASKMTEVEWKEKHSELKIDHNKDPLYQEVLQTKKAIFIPDVFADERPNHDACRAFGIKSLFRIPLVAMGSVLGVISVVNLDEANSYYTTAQMRLAQSIVDATALALSNLLFREKQEIIIEERTAEISLKNKELEKVIKELQRLSREKELILHSAGEGIFGLGIEGEITFCNPAAARMLGYEDKGDLIGKKYHSIFNRIKTNKTNYLVEFANYIDNHLSNYGSNEEFFRKDGSRFPVEYAVSPIKEDDKLSGYVVIFKDITVRKQMEEKIKFQAYYDSLTSLPNRVLLKDRLSQAITNANLHQEKLAVLFIDLDRFKLVNDTLGHSYGDHLLQKVAVALAKCVPEGATVSRQGGDEFTIILPTILENEQVNAVTSKIINAFSQPFDLKGNEVFIKPSIGISVFPEDGEDVDTLIKNADTAMYKSKELQGNNFQFYNASMEKSNLRSAKVENGLHKALENNEFVLHYQPQINSRTNKLIGVEALLRWNHPTMGVVSPADFIPVAEETGLIVPIGEWVLRNACKQVKSWHDLGLGPIVVSVNLSARQFEKQDLIELVKDVLAETKLDPSFLELELTENLIIKNTDATLETMVKLRELGIKISIDDFGTGYSSLGYLKNFPINTLKIDRSFVSDVVGDLANAAITNTIITLADNLSLNVIAEGVETEDQMKFLSSKGCFLMQGFMFSPPIKAEDFMEKYFEQDDQELLLN
- a CDS encoding NCS2 family permease, with amino-acid sequence MERFFKLNELGTNVKTEVIAGITTFLTMAYIVVVNPAILSAAGVPFEQVFIATIFAAVIGTLIMAFAANFPIAVAPGMGMNAYFTSVVITQGVSYQVVFGTVFLAGILFLLLTFTRFRELLIQSIPPSIKYGITSGIGLFIAFIGLQMSGIVVASPATLVTIGDLRAPFTALTIFGLFITFVLIARKVKGALFIGMLATAIVGYFAGFLEFDGIVSTPPAIVFFDLDLAGVFTNALYTVVFAFLLVTIFDTTGTMIGVAEQAGLMKDGKLTKAKSALTADAVATTVGATLGTSPSSAYIESSAGVATGGRSGLTALVVAGLFLVALFFSPLVSAISALPAITAPALIIVGCYMMEGLAKIKWKEFDDAFPSFAIILTMPLTSSIATGIAIGFITYPLIKLVSGKGKEVHPILYIFGVIFAIQMVFFPAH
- a CDS encoding DUF4129 domain-containing protein, whose amino-acid sequence is MVNSVTKRWTIGLIEYMIIFPIILFIGIYFSTQPLLWAGSLPVLAFLGLLLRTILKSQKRWVYVVITTVIAVSFTFFFNQGWVSYLLLFLVSWVSIYRGVGYGERDLEDLNPYPLLWKTGFPIYIIGYFFYRLLETLNEYLSIISWLGVLMVIISLFISNSLSLRDSTLSKNRKPFVASSIKGKNRFYIFVMVASIALITNFKIVQTFVQQLFILLGNGLLWLTTFFGSDDEGEMSIPPGGMGPLSSFEASEPARFWVLLEKVVFVVMAVGAVIVGIVLLYYAAKNIVSWLKKSFRWLQQFLTNVFHLRPREDDGDYQYIDEKESLVDFTTWGNKKTTQARERFRKLLQSKPNWEELSSAEKVRYVFREFVAEQQKRGYQFKQSETPNEIVQIVSRKEDIDYSPIADLYGKMKYGEQEITEEEAGKVSVLLDRVEKKR